In Drosophila yakuba strain Tai18E2 chromosome X, Prin_Dyak_Tai18E2_2.1, whole genome shotgun sequence, a single genomic region encodes these proteins:
- the LOC26536131 gene encoding translocating chain-associated membrane protein 1: MAIKPGLGRKTSNKNPPILSHEFVIQNHADIISCVAMVFVVGLMNESTAAFASAFISLHHNVSGEDPSREQPYGKAYTYIAGIKDYCAIFFYTLTCIIMHAIIQEFVLDKISKKLHLSKFKLARFNESGQLVAFYLLSFVWGAHVLLKEGYLGQVAQLWEGFPDHPMSFLHKFYFVVQLAYYLHMLPELYFQKIKTKEEQQPKIVHSISGFTLIVLAYTLSFQRLALVLLTLHYFSELLSHVFQLIGVFDREERLAKLRVVNNAVFFLIRFATSVIGVLTLYYGIGGVRSLLALGGLIALQGYLVFSFITEQLRAKREAKKEAKREAKLALQTKKPAKAPKDKVKRKKESDLPEADQTSPSPIKQKLK, from the coding sequence ATGGCCATTAAACCGGGACTCGGTCGCAAGACCAGCAACAAGAACCCGCCGATCCTGAGCCACGAGTTTGTGATCCAGAACCACGCGGACATCATCTCCTGCGTGGCCATGGTCTTCGTGGTCGGCCTGATGAACGAATCGACGGCGGCGTTCGCCAGCGCGTTCATATCCCTGCACCACAACGTCAGCGGCGAGGATCCCAGCCGGGAGCAGCCATATGGCAAGGCGTACACCTACATCGCCGGCATCAAGGACTACTGTGCGATATTCTTCTACACGCTCACCTGCATCATCATGCACGCGATCATCCAGGAGTTCGTGCTGGACAAGATCAGCAAAAAGCTGCACTTGTCCAAGTTCAAGCTGGCCCGCTTCAACGAGTCCGGCCAACTGGTGGCCTTCTACCTGCTGTCCTTCGTGTGGGGCGCCCACGTCCTGCTGAAGGAGGGCTACCTCGGCCAGGTGGCCCAGCTGTGGGAGGGCTTCCCCGACCACCCGATGAGCTTCCTGCACAAGTTCTACTTCGTGGTGCAGCTGGCCTACTATCTGCACATGCTGCCGGAGCTCTACTTCCAGAAGATCAAGAccaaggaggagcagcagcccaAGATCGTGCACTCGATCAGCGGCTTCACCCTCATCGTCCTCGCCTACACGCTCAGCTTCCAGCGCCTGGCCCTCGTCCTGCTGACGCTGCACTACTTCAGCGAGCTGCTGTCGCACGTCTTCCAGCTGATCGGCGTCTTCGATCGCGAGGAGCGCCTGGCCAAGCTGCGCGTGGTGAACAACGCCGTCTTCTTCCTCATCCGCTTCGCCACGTCCGTAATCGGCGTGCTCACGCTGTACTACGGCATTGGGGGCGTGCGCTCCCTGCTGGCCCTGGGCGGCCTCATCGCCCTGCAGGGCTACCTGGTCTTCTCCTTCATCACGGAGCAGCTGCGCGCCAAGCGCGAGGCCAAGAAGGAGGCCAAGCGGGAGGCCAAGCTGGCGCTGCAGACCAAGAAGCCCGCCAAGGCGCCCAAGGACAAGGTGAAGCGCAAGAAGGAGAGCGACCTGCCCGAGGCGGACCAGACCTCGCCCAGTCCCATCAAGCAGAAGCTCAAGTGA
- the LOC6523862 gene encoding GPN-loop GTPase 1, with protein MGDGVESIKLEALTLSEGIRQAPVCIIVLGMAGSGKTTFTRSLIQHAQEKFNPYVVNLDPACREVPYAAHVDIRDTVNYREVMKQYQLGPNGGIVTALNMFTTKMAQFAELVRRAGERGHKWCVIDTPGQIEVFTWSASGSIITEGLATMFPTIVVYVMDVQRSVCPTTFMSNMLYACSILYKTRLPFLVALNKIDLQDCSFVLDWMTDFEAFQEAQEEEQSFVSNLTRTMSLTLDTFYENLSTCGVSAKTGVGYAQLLTKILDCVAEYERDYKPVYEKKLQERLAQNAAGPKPVDHVEEDGVAVPLGLGLQDPPPNSGNSVFLMAPGLVPQAAENEEEEDMEEDAKGTAEDQNFHSFVQNHLTAQQSKRDKLQQEQSQP; from the exons ATGGGCGACGGAGTGGAGAGCATCAAGCTGGAGGCCCTGACGCTGAGCGAGGGAATCCGGCAGGCGCCCGTGTGCATAATTGTACTGGGAATGGCCGGCAGCGGCAAGACCACGTTCACCCGGAGTCTCATCCAGCACGCCCAGGAGAAGTTCAATCCGTACGTGGTCAACCTGGATCCGGCGTGCAGGGAGGTGCCGTATGCGGCCCACGTGGACATCCGGGACACGGTCAACTACCGGGAGGTGATGAAGCAGTACCAACTGGGTCCCAACGGCGGCATTGTGACCGCGCTCAATATGTTCACCACCAAAATGGCCCAGTTTGCGGAGCTAGTGCGTCGCGCCGGCGAGCGCGGCCACAAGTGGTGTGTGATCGACACGCCCGGGCAGATCGAGGTGTTCACCTGGTCGGCTTCCGGGAGCATTATCACCGAGGGACTGGCGACCATGTTCCCCACCATTGTGGTCTATGTAATGGATGTGCAGCGCAGTGTGTGTCCCACCACCTTCATGTCCAACATGCTCTACGCCTGCTCCATTCTGTACAAGACCCGGTTGCCCTTCCTCGTGGCGCTGAACAAG ATCGACCTGCAGGACTGCAGCTTTGTGCTGGACTGGATGACGGACTTCGAGGCCTTCCAGGAGGctcaggaggaggagcagagCTTCGTGAGCAACCTCACGCGCACCATGTCGCTCACCCTGGACACCTTCTACGAGAATCTAAGCACTTGCGGCGTTTCGGCCAAGACAGGCGTGGGCTATGCCCAGCTCCTGACGAAGATCCTCGACTGCGTGGCCGAGTACGAGCGGGACTACAAGCCAGTGTACGAGAAGAAGCTCCAGGAGCGACTGGCGCAGAATGCGGCGGGCCCAAAGCCAGTGGATCACGTAGAAGAGGACGGCGTTGCCGTTCCCCTGGGATTGGGGCTTCAG GACCCACCGCCGAACTCCGGGAACAGCGTGTTTCTAATGGCACCAGGTCTGGTGCCCCAGGCAGCGGAaaatgaggaggaggaggacatGGAGGAGGACGCAAAGGGCACCGCGGAAGACCAAAACTTCCACAGCTTCGTGCAGAACCACCTGACCGCCCAGCAGAGCAAGCGGGACAAGCTGCAGCAGGAACAGTCGCAGCCGTAG
- the LOC6523859 gene encoding uncharacterized protein LOC6523859: MILLAVLGLILGILVALAGVALKLLGLKPPLIFDKYPLKGIFYRVKFRIALLVLRRLRYRIYRRNEELLGSAEHLAKVDRAQQLGNDPKSYDVVSFMAANKEGHKLMVTLERRRRGVLKAALYLWLPESGLLSSPNLPDMVYFTTADGAESSEFRGGGFHVYQEASMRVWRIKYCGALKTQGPEVRDMAVDLDLRFESSSAEHFDFNRDLSSALIADSIAREAWDEKFYSLLRSVNHIVEQRTHYEQNGELAGRVTLAGRGEVPLKMVGFRDHSFGTERCLSSINRYVYFALFLDDGSSMVVGSLSQPSFFLSSLKVGYVCSPSGRYQPLTGSNFELYSYGEKGTPPQHQNFIVRTEEREYLVQIQVEASALRYVGGDWESKVFNQFVACTVNGVSGQGHAEFLYRHKGGRPEDVAAGDPSWYQDIKRFERSLSLLEEEAGADGDFIF, from the coding sequence ATGATACTCCTCGCAGTGCTCGGTCTGATCCTGGGCATTTTGGTGGCCCTGGCGGGCGTGGCGCTCAAGCTGTTGGGCCTGAAGCCGCCACTGATCTTCGACAAGTACCCGCTGAAGGGCATCTTCTACCGCGTCAAGTTCCGGATCGCCTTGCTGGTGCTGCGGCGCCTGCGCTACCGCATCTATCGCCGCAACGAGGAGCTGCTCGGCTCCGCGGAGCACCTGGCCAAGGTGGACAGAGCGCAGCAGCTCGGCAACGATCCCAAGAGCTACGACGTGGTCAGCTTCATGGCGGCCAACAAGGAGGGCCACAAACTGATGGTTACCCTGGAGCGGAGGCGACGCGGCGTCCTGAAGGCGGCACTGTACCTGTGGCTGCCCGAGAGCGGGCTGCTTAGTTCGCCCAATCTGCCCGACATGGTGTACTTCACCACCGCAGATGGAGCGGAGAGCAGCGAGTTCCGGGGCGGCGGCTTCCACGTCTACCAGGAGGCATCTATGCGGGTGTGGCGCATCAAGTACTGCGGCGCGCTGAAGACTCAGGGGCCGGAGGTGAGGGACATGGCCGTGGACCTGGACCTGCGCTTCGAGAGCTCCTCCGCCGAGCACTTCGACTTCAACCGGGATCTGAGCAGCGCCCTGATAGCCGACTCCATCGCCAGGGAGGCGTGGGACGAGAAGTTCTACAGCCTGCTGCGCAGCGTCAACCACATCGTGGAGCAGCGCACCCACTACGAGCAGAACGGCGAACTGGCGGGCAGAGTCACCCTCGCGGGAAGGGGGGAAGTGCCCCTCAAGATGGTGGGCTTCCGGGACCACAGCTTCGGCACGGAGCGCTGCCTGAGCTCCATCAACCGGTACGTGTACTTCGCCCTCTTCCTGGACGACGGCAGCAGCATGGTGGTGGGCAGCCTCAGCCAGCCCTCCTTCTTCCTCTCCTCCCTGAAGGTGGGCTACGTCTGCAGCCCCTCGGGCCGCTATCAGCCACTCACCGGGAGCAACTTCGAGCTGTACTCCTACGGGGAGAAGGGCACGCCGCCGCAGCACCAGAACTTCATCGTGCGCACCGAGGAGCGCGAGTACCTCGTGCAGATCCAGGTGGAGGCCTCCGCCCTGCGCTACGTGGGCGGCGACTGGGAGTCGAAGGTGTTCAACCAGTTCGTGGCCTGCACGGTCAACGGCGTCTCCGGCCAGGGCCACGCCGAGTTCCTGTATCGCCACAAGGGCGGCAGGCCAGAGGACGTAGCCGCCGGGGATCCCAGCTGGTACCAGGACATCAAGCGCTTCGAGAGGAGCCTGTcgctgctggaggaggaggcggggGCCGACGGGGACTTCATCTTCTAG
- the LOC6523861 gene encoding mucin-5AC: MYKTIRHGENSLQYTILPQNDDFRIEGKLSGAGRSASTSASASASASGKAKGQRRRRSFFAYLGLIFVCTVIIGAVLIPFLVSAECLPNPAEWFLKTKAALIHSPPAGGGEAAGPSTLPTGSPLLQQNVGRNVQIVNRNGIEQFVIRVNKTTNPSAGTTSGPTTVATSSGSSSSSSSSTSTTTTTTTTAPAPTTTSSSTTTTTTRAPPVTTPRYLPPPPPPPATTITTRIIQVPLLKSAAKKPIMPPVLAKAQGPQILPGAGQNSRLQPASESKSESELGSGLGSGSGDGQKSNAAWIKTHWAYIDPSTYFQWSGYKDEDSVLLPALLGFALIGVILIITVCLVARNKRTIVSSVRKRNRNDIEEQGAEDNATLLTTTNMSDDD; this comes from the exons ATGTACAAGACCATCAGGCACGGCGAGAACAGCCTGCAGTACACGATTCTGCCCCAGAACGACGACTTCCGCATCGAGGGCAAGCTCTCGGGCGCCGGACGATCGGCCTCCACCTcggcatccgcatccgcatccgcgtCCGGAAAGGCCAAGGGCCAGCGACGCCGCCGTTCCTTCTTCGCCTACTTGGGCTTGATCTTCGTGTGCACGGTGATCATTGGCGCCGTGCTCATACCCTTCCTGGTCTCCGCCGAGTGTCTGCCGAATCCCGCGGAGTGGTTCCTCAAGACCAAGGCGGCCCTGATCCACAGTCCACCTGCAGGCGGTGGCGAGGCGGCTGGCCCTTCCACACTGCCCACAGGATCGCCCTTGCTGCAGCAGAACGTGGGACGGAATGTGCAGATTGTGAACCGCAATGGCATTGAGCAGTTCGTCATCCGCGTGAACAAGACCACCAATCCGAGTGCTGGCACCACCAGTGGCCCCACCACCGTGGCCACCAGCTCCGGCTCCAGTTccagtagcagtagcagcacctccacaacaacgacgacgacgacaaccgCTCCAGCACCCACAACCACCagctcctccaccaccaccacgacaACCAGGGCGCCTCCGGTGACAACTCCGAGGTAcctgccgccgccaccgccgccgccggcCACCACGATCACCACCCGCATCATCCAGGTGCCGCTACTCAAGTCCGCCGCCAAGAAGCCCATAATGCCGCCAGTTCTGGCCAAGGCCCAGGGGCCGCAGATCCTGCCCGGAGCCGGCCAAAACTCCAGGCTGCAGCCAGCgtcggaatcgaaatcggaatcggaattgggatcgggattgggatcgggatcggggGACGGGCAGAAGAGCAACGCCGCCTGGATAAAGACGCACTGGGCCTACATCGATCCCTCGACGTACTTCCAATGGAGC GGCTACAAGGACGAGGATAGCGTGCTGCTGCCCGCTCTGCTGGGCTTCGCCCTCATCGGCGTGATTCTGATCATCACGGTCTGCCTGGTGGCACGCAACAAGCGCACCATCGTGTCCTCCGTCCGCAAGCGGAATCGCAAC GACATCGAGGAGCAGGGCGCCGAGGACAACGCCACGCTGCTGACCACCACCAACATGTCGGACGACGACTAA
- the LOC6523858 gene encoding mediator of RNA polymerase II transcription subunit 22, with product MASGSRTTILPQSKEALLKSYNARLKDDVRSMLENFEEILKLARRESHSQISKTTQCEQDALEMQVRAANMVRAGESLMKLVADLKQYLILNDFHSVNEAITNNSQLFRNTQSECDKKLMKLRDEMAMDLYDLEEEYYTSIFK from the exons ATGGCCAGCGGATCCAGGACAACCATTTTGCCGCAGTCGAAGGAGGCGCTCTTGAAGTCCTACAATGCGCGCCTAAAAGACGACGTGCGCAGCATGCTGGAGAACTTCGAAG AAATCCTCAAGCTGGCGCGCCGCGAGAGCCACAGCCAGATCTCGAAGACCACGCAGTGCGAACAGGACGCCCTGGAAATGCAGGTCCGTGCGGCCAACATGG TTCGGGCTGGCGAGTCCCTGATGAAGCTGGTGGCCGACCTCAAGCAGTACCTCATCCTCAACGACTTCCACTCGGTCAACGAGGCCATCACGAACAACTCGCAGCTGTTTAGGAACACGCAAAGCGAGTGCGACAAGAAGCTAATGAAGCTGAGGGACGAAATGGCCATGGACCTGTACGACCTGGAGGAGGAGTACTACACCAGCATTTTTAAGTAG
- the LOC6523856 gene encoding leucine-zipper-like transcriptional regulator 1 homolog yields MLKSISGGVGVASTERGGGGGGGGGGAGGAGGSASGSRSTSGSGSGRASCGLGSSSISSGLSAVCGFVTGAGGGGGFERDRDRDRERDRGLANSSGGSTPAGILYCPACVAAANQQNPSQNSSPHHEGFFSRSSSKSSKRNKARKSASTAGCLDAQHIRANLRMSMSSSMRSSRGNGGGGAASSSHPPGSSCSSGPGGSGCGMAYDAASNASSGSGSGSGKATSPGSYSCNALNVDFTSYTATHQWTRMLECAEFVGAKRSKHTVVAYKDAMFVFGGDNGKNMLNDLIRFGVKDKSWGRACATGTPPAPRYHHSAVVAGSSMFIFGGYTGDIHSNSNLTNKNDLFEYKFQSAMWVEWKFSGRQPVPRSAHGAAVYDNKMWIYAGYDGNARLNDMWTLNLTGENHQWEEVDQLGDRPPTCCNFPVAVARDAMYVFSGQSGLQITNSLFEFHFKTRTWRRISNEPVLRGATSAPPSRRYGHTMVHHDRFLYVFGGSADSTLPNDLHCYDLDSQVWSVILPEQNSDVPSGRVFHASAVICDAMYIFGGTVDNSVRRGDTYRFQFSSYPKCTLRDDFGKFFLDKQFCDIQFIVGAEEIRILAHIAFVAARSKYLRNKILAAREARQQQMEKVYGVGQVDALALNTGAGGDRGPMLEVRLANASPEAFEIILNYIYTDRIDLKDTYSKNIIILITDIYQLAGLFTMPRLAHGCIQYLDYKINKLNVLEALYNADKSNIKIIKDHCMQFIIKEENFTEVVMSSEFSDLDKPLLVEIIRKRLHPSKLVIDTSYEGNIGTTLEIDLCAFLESTGNDFCDISLVLEDHVIPAHKSVLSSRCTYFQGMFRSFMPPDNTVNIQIGEISPSLEAFHSLLRYIYYGETKMPPQDALYLFQAPCFYGLANNRLHAFCKYSLEHNITFENVLQTLEASDITKIYDIKLYALKLIVKDFAKVARLPKIAGLSRELLLEIIRAVADSHGEFLTRININTDI; encoded by the exons ATGCTAAAGTCGATCAGCGGAGGCGTTGGCGTGGCATCCACGGAAAGAGGCGGTggcggaggcggcggaggaggtggagcaggaggagcaggaggaagCGCCTCTGGAAGCAGGAGCACCAGCGGAAGCGGAAGCGGGCGCGCTAGTTGTGGGCTGGGCTCCAGTTCCATTTCCAGTGGCTTGAGTGCGGTGTGCGGATTTGTGACCGGGGCCGGTGGCGGAGGTGGATTTGAGCGGGATCGCGACAGggacagagagagagacagaggattggccaacagcagtGGAGGCAGCACTCCTGCCGGAATTCTCTATTGCCCCGCGTGTGTGGCAGCTGCCAATCAGCAGAATCCCAGCCAGAACTCGAGTCCCCACCACGAGGGTTTCTTCTCGCGCAGCTCCTCCAAGTCGAGCAAACGGAACAAGGCCAGGAAAAGCGCCTCCACCGCCGGCTGCTTGGACGCCCAGCACATACGGGCGAATCTCCGAATGTCCATGTCCAGTTCAATGAGAAGCTCTAGAGGGAATGGCGGTGGCGGAGCGGCCTCCTCCTCCCATCCTCcgggcagcagctgcagcagcggtCCAGGAGGATCAGGATGCGGGATGGCATACGACGCGGCAAGCAATGCTagcagtggaagtggcagtggaagCGGAAAGGCCACTTCCCCGGGCAGCTACAGCTGCAATGCCCTGAACGTGGACTTCACCTCCTACACGGCCACGCATCAGTGGACCAGGATGCTCGAATGCGCCGAGTTCGTGGGCGCCAA GCGAAGCAAGCACACAGTGGTGGCCTACAAGGATGCGATGTTCGTATTCGGCGGCGACAACGGCAAGAACATGCTGAATGACCTGATTCGCTTCGGCGTTAAGGACAAGTCGTGGGGCCGCGCATGTGCAACTGGAACTCCGCCTGCTCCGCGATACCATCACTCGGCGGTGGTGGCCGGCAGCTCGATGTTCATCTTTGGGGGCTACACCGGCGACATTCACTCCAACTCGAACTTGACCAACAAGAACGATCTGTTCGAGTACAAGTTCCAGAGCGCCATGTGGGTGGAATGGAAGTTCTCCGGACGCCAGCCGGTTCCGCGATCCGCTCACGGAGCAGCCGTGTACGACAACAAAATGTGGATCTATGCGGGCTACGATGGCAATGCTCGGCTGAACGACATGTGGACGCTCAACCTCACCGGTGAAAATCACCAGTGGGAGGAGGTGGACCAGCTGGGCGATCGTCCGCCCACCTGCTGCAATTTCCCCGTGGCTGTGGCCAGGGACGCCATGTACGTCTTTTCGGGGCAGAGTGGCCTGCAGATAACCAACTCACTGTTTGAGTTCCACTTCAAGACGCGCACCTGGCGACGCATCTCCAACGAGCCCGTCTTGCGAGGCGCCACCTCGGCTCCGCCCTCGCGGCGCTATGGCCACACGATGGTGCATCACGACCGGTTCCTGTATGTCTTCGGGGGATCGGCAGACTCGACGCTGCCCAACGACCTGCACTGCTACGACCTGGACTCGCAGGTGTGGTCCGTCATCCTGCCGGAACAGAACTCGGATGTGCCCTCGGGTAGGGTGTTCCACGCCTCGGCCGTCATCTGCGATGCCATGTATATATTCGGCGGAACCGTGGACAATAGTGTGAGGAGAGGCGACACCTACCGCTTCCAGTTCTCCTCGTATCCGAAGTGCACGCTGCGCGATGACTTCGGCAAGTTCTTCCTGGACAAGCAGTTCTGCGACATTCAGTTCATCGTCGGAGCAGAGGAGATTCGCATCCTGGCGCACATCGCCTTCGTGGCGGCGCGCTCGAAGTATCTGAGGAACAAGATTTTGGCTGCCCGGGAGGCACGCCAGCAGCAGATGGAGAAGGTCTACGGGGTGGGCCAGGTGGATGCACTGGCTCTAAATACGGGCGCGGGCGGGGACCGCGGACCCATGTTGGAGGTGCGGCTGGCCAACGCCTCGCCCGAGGCCTTTGAAATCATATTGAACTACATCTACACCGATCGCATCGACTTGAAGGACACGTACAGCAAAAACATCATCATTCTGATCACAGATATCTACCAACTTGCCGGTTTGTTCACCATGCCGCGGCTGGCCCACGGCTGTATCCAGTATTTGGACTACAAGATTAACAAGCTCAACGTGCTGGAGGCGCTGTACAATGCGGATAAGAGCAA CATTAAGATCATTAAGGATCACTGCATGCAGTTCATCATCAAGGAGGAGAACTTCACAGAGGTGGTCATGTCCAGTGAATTCAGCGATTTGGACAAGCCCCTGCTGGTCGAGATCATCCGCAAGCGTCTGCATCCCAGCAAGCTGGTAATAGACACCAGTTATGAAGGCAATATAG GAACCACTTTGGAGATCGATCTGTGCGCCTTCTTGGAGTCCACTGGCAACGATTTCTGCGACATCAGCCTCGTGCTGGAAGATCACGTGATTCCAGCTCACAAGTCAGTGCTCTCATCGCGATGCACCTACTTTCAGGGCATGTTCAGATCCTTCATGCCACCGGACAACACGGTCAAT ATCCAAATTGGCGAAATTTCCCCCTCGCTCGAGGCGTTTCACTCCCTGCTGCGCTACATCTACTACGGCGAGACGAAGATGCCGCCGCAGGATGCCCTTTATCTCTTCCAGGCGCCGTGCTTCTATGGCCTTGCCAACAATCGACTCCACGCATTCTGCAAATACTCCCTGGAGCACAACATAACCTTCGAGAACGTGCTGCAGACGCTGGAGGCTTCAGACATCACAAAGATCTATGATATCAAGCTATACGCTCTCAAGCTGATCGTAAAGGACTTTGCGAAGGTCGCAAGGCTGCCGAAAATAGCCGGCTTGTCGCGCGAACTGTTGCTGGAGATCATACGCGCTGTGGCCGATTCGCACGGCGAGTTTCTCACGCGGATCAATATCAATACAGATATCTGA
- the LOC6523857 gene encoding nucleosome assembly protein 1-like 1, which produces MMPMADSAEEVNQAEGHPDSKADGISESLRSLDTYAPESAESVEPALSPADLPARSRKAFLRHMIGQLAEPVQNRIRALRHNQLQQVRISEQFFREVYELERRFYGQSCALFDARRDILEGAVEPPVQTEKSWPEDPQDALYLDFGNNEELRQLRQKLAPVSPTTVGVPRFWLTVFQNVPLLSELVQDHDEPLLECLTDVRLAYDQDSYTVIFQFRPNSFLHDSSLLLTKRYFLQHSADPEYPFLFEGPEIVRCEGCHIHWRDGSNLTLQTVESRRRNRARRVTKVMPRESFFRFFAPPQALDLSLADETTKLILGNDFEVGFLLRTQIVPKAVLFYTGDLVDSLSAATPDSRSLSSEAEAEQEQIL; this is translated from the coding sequence ATGATGCCGATGGCTGACAGCGCGGAGGAGGTTAACCAGGCGGAAGGCCACCCGGACTCAAAGGCGGACGGCATCAGCGAGTCGCTGCGCTCCCTGGACACCTATGCCCCGGAGTCCGCAGAGTCCGTGGAGCCGGCTTTGAGTCCGGCGGACCTTCCTGCCCGCAGCCGGAAGGCCTTTCTGCGGCACATGATCGGCCAACTGGCGGAGCCCGTGCAGAACCGCATACGGGCGCTGAGGCACAACCAGCTGCAGCAGGTGCGCATTTCGGAGCAGTTCTTCCGCGAGGTTTACGAGCTGGAGCGACGTTTCTACGGCCAGAGCTGCGCGCTCTTCGATGCAAGGAGGGATATTTTGGAGGGTGCGGTGGAGCCACCAGTCCAAACGGAGAAGTCCTGGCCCGAGGACCCGCAGGATGCGCTGTACTTGGACTTTGGAAACAACGAGGAGCTGCGCCAGTTGAGGCAGAAGTTGGCTCCGGTCTCGCCGACCACCGTCGGAGTTCCACGCTTCTGGCTGACCGTCTTCCAGAACGTGCCGCTGCTCTCGGAGCTGGTCCAGGATCACGATGAGCCGCTGCTGGAGTGCCTAACGGACGTGCGCCTGGCCTACGACCAGGACAGCTACACGGTCATCTTTCAGTTTCGGCCCAACAGCTTCCTGCACGACTCCTCGCTGCTGCTCACCAAGCGCTACTTCCTGCAGCACTCGGCGGACCCGGAGTATCCCTTTCTGTTCGAGGGCCCCGAAATAGTTCGCTGCGAAGGCTGCCACATTCACTGGCGCGATGGGTCCAACCTCACGCTCCAAACGGTGGAGAGCAGGCGAAGGAACAGAGCTCGCCGCGTCACCAAGGTCATGCCGCGAGAGTCCTTCTTCCGCTTCTTTGCTCCGCCGCAGGCGTTGGACTTGTCCCTCGCGGATGAAACGACCAAGCTGATCCTGGGCAATGACTTCGAAGTGGGCTTCCTGCTGCGCACCCAAATCGTGCCGAAGGCGGTGCTCTTCTACACGGGCGACCTGGTGGACAGCCTGAGCGCCGCCACTCCGGACAGTCGCTCCTTGTCCTCGGAGGCGGAGGCAGAACAGGAGCAGATTTTGTGA
- the LOC6523863 gene encoding crossover junction endonuclease MUS81 has translation METRLEVLLREPNPLFTRWLERWLREAERRDQKSQFRLRQALESLKSYPLPLSSGRDCSILRGFGGTLCQLIDEELRHHKSLQLVPQQAVVQERYEQQVQAVIRKVQEKQLEQQKRQKSDRPRKPTKKDLAELAALEERERVVEMQPGRFELLLLVDTQETSGKNKRVLDQTRSYLESLGARHEVRRLTIGDFLWVAQDQEGNELVLPYIVERKRMDDLASSIRDGRFHEQKHRLHHCGLQHIIYLVEDYGDNEQLGLPLDSLQQALTNAKVQTGVRVVRTANHFRSMSYLAGMSRSLGQIFAGKKLHSVDRGTLDKATCLLTNSDLGLLKFRALYEDSAKNAQLTVREVFVQQLLQLHSLSLERAMAIVERYPTPRCLLDAYAECADQKQARLLLSGIPCGPLERPLGDKISQCLHEFYSTHFR, from the coding sequence ATGGAAACCCGACTGGAAGTGCTCTTGCGGGAGCCGAATCCGTTGTTTACTCGGTGGCTGGAACGCTGGCTGCGGGAAGCGGAGCGCCGCGATCAAAAGTCGCAGTTCAGGCTTCGCCAGGCGCTGGAGTCCCTAAAAAGCTACCCACTGCCATTGTCCAGCGGACGAGACTGCTCTATTCTGCGTGGCTTTGGGGGCACGCTCTGCCAGCTAATCGACGAGGAGCTTCGCCATCACAAAAGTCTCCAGTTGGTGCCCCAGCAGGCCGTGGTTCAGGAGCGCTACGAGCAACAGGTCCAGGCGGTCATACGCAAGGTGCAGGAGAAGCAGCTGGAACAGCAGAAACGCCAGAAAAGCGACAGGCCCAGGAAGCCAACTAAAAAGGATTTGGCGGAACTGGCAGCCCTTGAGGAGCGGGAGCGCGTAGTGGAAATGCAACCAGGACGGTTCGAGTTGCTCCTCTTGGTGGATACCCAGGAAAccagtggcaaaaacaaaagagtttTGGACCAGACAAGGAGCTACTTGGAGTCGTTGGGAGCCCGTCATGAAGTGCGTCGCCTCACAATCGGCGATTTCCTTTGGGTGGCCCAGGATCAGGAGGGCAATGAACTGGTTTTACCCTACATTGTGGAGCGCAAGAGGATGGATGACCTGGCATCGAGTATTCGGGACGGTCGCTTCCACGAACAAAAGCACCGGCTGCATCACTGTGGCCTGCAACACATCATCTACCTGGTCGAGGACTATGGCGATAATGAGCAACTGGGCCTGCCACTGGATTCCTTGCAGCAGGCCCTGACCAATGCCAAAGTACAAACTGGTGTCCGGGTGGTGCGCACAGCGAATCATTTCCGTTCCATGAGCTATTTGGCCGGAATGAGTCGGTCCCTGGGTCAGATATTCGCCGGCAAAAAGCTGCACAGCGTGGATCGCGGAACCCTCGACAAAGCCACCTGCCTGCTCACAAATTCCGACCTGGGGCTGCTTAAGTTTCGAGCCCTCTACGAGGATTCCGCCAAGAATGCGCAGCTCACAGTGCGCGAGGTTTTCGTGCAACAGTTGCTACAGCTGCATTCCCTGTCCCTCGAACGAGCCATGGCGATAGTGGAACGATATCCCACTCCACGTTGCCTGCTGGACGCCTACGCGGAGTGTGCAGACCAGAAGCAGGCCAGGCTACTCCTCTCCGGCATCCCATGTGGACCCCTGGAACGTCCACTGGGCGATAAGATCAGCCAGTGCCTACACGAATTCTACAGCACGCACTTTCGTTAG